A genome region from Methylobacterium sp. FF17 includes the following:
- a CDS encoding response regulator, producing the protein MTKPSSPLSFLGWRRPRVLMGLPSSPLALILIGVAVAAGIGNYLAGEASRAEVARQHAVLSQSDRLLANMVELETGMRGFVLLGEETYLEPYDAAQATIDGQLSAINDLTRGMDAQSPEHMRILREAVDAKRAYAARVIQLRRTEGYDPAVAVVRTGEGKRTMDAVRAATKTVQTHADAVLTASEERDRVLSLVLSLVSLASAIAAVGLLGRLALVRRRDEQRTAALLDGVFANAPVGLGFLDRNLTIQHMNRALATMNERGFGADLGAPIWASVPTLQEQLIPKLKAARDEGLVTTNVDVAVPTPSAPRGVRHFQMSFYPLRGRAGSSRAGEIQADGVGLVVSDETLRKLSEERMRHSEERFRSLTEATTAIVWTTTPEGSFEVTPSEWTRFTGQTPQAASGAGWLEAIHPEDRVRTNAAWLRAVETLSPYEIEHRVRRDDGVWRIMSARAVPILEENGSIREWVGTHSDVTARKEAELALEAAKEAAEEANRAKSQFLANMSHELRTPLSAVIGYSEMLQEEIEDLGEEGLLADMRKIEANARHLLGLINDVLDLSKIEAERMEIYAETFSVPEVVRDVAATVEALVDKKGNSLALEIADDLGMAQTDQTKLRQCLINLLSNAAKFTEGGRVVLAVSRAPHDGSDWLTFRVTDTGIGMNPEQQAKLFQRFTQADASTTRRFGGTGLGLAITRAFAEMLGGRIEVESQEGKGTTFTLAVPATYVAPATDEAAPHGHDALHRLGEARPVPGGHVLIIDDDAATRDLLARFLERDGFTVATARDGREGVERAHELKPRVILLDVTMPRLDGWSVLRTLRADPELGATPIIMVTVLDEQNLAFSLGATDYLQKPIEWGQLKAAMERFKPSEHKGPVLIIDDDPDARERLSAMLTREGWRVAAAENGVAGLEATAAKKPCLILLDLMMPEMDGFGFLRALRERAEWRDIPVVVLTAKDITAEDRRRLAGRADRVLQKGGLSLTDLAESLRPLVAPGV; encoded by the coding sequence ATGACCAAGCCCTCCTCCCCGCTGTCCTTCCTCGGCTGGCGCAGGCCCCGCGTCCTCATGGGCCTGCCGAGCTCGCCCCTGGCGCTGATCCTGATCGGCGTCGCCGTGGCGGCCGGGATCGGCAACTATCTCGCCGGCGAGGCGAGCCGCGCGGAAGTCGCCCGCCAGCACGCCGTCCTGTCGCAGAGCGACCGCCTGCTCGCCAACATGGTGGAGCTGGAGACGGGCATGCGCGGCTTCGTGCTGCTCGGGGAGGAGACCTACCTCGAACCCTACGACGCCGCGCAGGCCACCATCGACGGGCAGCTGAGCGCCATTAACGACCTCACGCGGGGCATGGATGCCCAGAGCCCGGAGCACATGCGGATCCTGCGCGAGGCCGTGGACGCCAAGCGCGCCTATGCCGCGCGGGTGATCCAGCTGCGCCGCACCGAGGGCTACGACCCCGCCGTGGCCGTTGTCCGGACCGGGGAGGGCAAGCGCACCATGGATGCGGTGCGCGCGGCGACCAAGACGGTGCAGACTCATGCCGACGCCGTCCTGACCGCCAGCGAGGAGCGGGACCGGGTGCTCTCCCTGGTGCTGTCGCTGGTCTCCCTCGCCTCGGCCATCGCCGCGGTCGGCCTCCTCGGGCGCCTCGCCCTGGTGCGCCGGCGCGACGAGCAGCGCACGGCCGCCCTCCTCGACGGAGTCTTCGCCAACGCCCCCGTGGGCCTCGGCTTCCTCGACCGCAACCTCACGATCCAGCACATGAACCGGGCGCTGGCCACCATGAACGAGCGCGGCTTCGGCGCGGATCTCGGCGCGCCGATCTGGGCGAGCGTGCCGACCCTCCAGGAGCAGCTGATCCCGAAGCTCAAGGCCGCCCGCGACGAGGGCCTGGTGACCACCAACGTCGACGTGGCCGTGCCGACGCCGAGCGCCCCGCGCGGGGTGCGCCACTTCCAGATGAGCTTCTATCCGCTGCGCGGGCGTGCGGGCTCGTCGCGCGCGGGCGAGATCCAGGCCGACGGCGTGGGGCTGGTGGTCTCCGACGAGACCCTGCGCAAGCTCTCGGAGGAGCGCATGCGCCACAGCGAGGAGCGCTTCCGCTCGCTCACCGAGGCCACCACCGCCATCGTCTGGACGACCACGCCCGAGGGCAGCTTCGAGGTCACCCCGTCCGAATGGACCCGCTTCACCGGCCAGACGCCCCAGGCGGCCTCGGGCGCCGGCTGGCTGGAGGCGATCCATCCGGAGGATCGCGTCCGCACCAACGCGGCGTGGCTCCGGGCGGTGGAGACCCTCTCGCCCTACGAGATCGAGCACCGCGTGCGCCGCGACGACGGAGTCTGGCGGATCATGTCGGCCCGCGCCGTCCCGATCCTCGAGGAGAACGGCAGCATCCGCGAATGGGTCGGCACCCATTCCGATGTCACCGCCCGCAAGGAGGCCGAGCTGGCCCTCGAAGCCGCCAAGGAGGCGGCCGAGGAGGCCAACCGCGCCAAGAGCCAGTTCCTGGCGAACATGAGCCACGAGCTGCGCACGCCGCTCTCGGCGGTGATCGGCTATTCCGAGATGCTGCAGGAGGAGATCGAGGATCTGGGCGAGGAGGGGCTGCTCGCCGACATGCGCAAGATCGAGGCGAATGCCCGCCATCTCCTCGGTCTCATCAACGATGTCCTCGACCTCTCCAAGATCGAGGCCGAGCGCATGGAGATCTACGCCGAGACCTTCTCGGTGCCGGAGGTCGTCCGCGACGTGGCGGCCACCGTGGAGGCCCTCGTGGACAAGAAGGGCAACAGCCTCGCCCTCGAGATCGCCGACGACCTCGGCATGGCCCAGACCGACCAGACCAAGCTGCGCCAGTGCCTCATCAACCTGTTGAGCAACGCGGCCAAGTTCACGGAGGGCGGGCGCGTCGTGCTGGCGGTCTCGCGCGCGCCGCATGACGGCAGCGACTGGTTGACCTTCCGCGTCACCGATACCGGCATCGGCATGAACCCCGAGCAGCAGGCCAAGCTGTTCCAGCGCTTCACCCAGGCGGACGCCTCCACGACCCGGCGCTTCGGCGGGACGGGCCTCGGGCTCGCCATCACCCGCGCCTTCGCGGAGATGCTGGGCGGGCGCATCGAGGTGGAGAGCCAGGAGGGGAAGGGCACCACCTTCACCCTGGCAGTGCCGGCGACCTACGTGGCCCCGGCCACCGACGAGGCCGCCCCGCACGGGCACGACGCCCTGCACCGGCTGGGCGAGGCGCGTCCCGTGCCCGGCGGGCACGTCCTCATCATCGACGACGACGCGGCCACCCGCGACCTCCTCGCCCGCTTCCTGGAGCGGGACGGCTTCACCGTCGCCACCGCCCGCGACGGGCGCGAGGGCGTCGAGCGGGCCCATGAGCTCAAGCCCCGCGTCATCCTCCTCGACGTGACGATGCCGCGCCTGGACGGCTGGTCGGTGCTGCGCACCCTGCGGGCGGACCCCGAGCTCGGCGCGACCCCGATCATCATGGTCACCGTGCTCGACGAGCAGAACCTCGCCTTCTCGCTCGGCGCCACGGACTACCTGCAGAAGCCCATCGAGTGGGGCCAGCTCAAGGCCGCGATGGAGCGGTTCAAGCCCTCCGAGCACAAGGGCCCGGTCCTCATCATCGACGACGACCCGGATGCCCGCGAGCGCCTCTCGGCGATGCTGACCCGCGAGGGCTGGCGCGTGGCGGCCGCCGAGAACGGCGTCGCCGGCCTGGAGGCGACCGCGGCCAAGAAGCCCTGCCTCATCCTCCTCGACCTGATGATGCCGGAGATGGACGGCTTCGGCTTCCTGCGGGCCCTGCGCGAGCGCGCGGAATGGCGCGACATTCCCGTGGTGGTGCTCACCGCCAAGGACATCACCGCCGAGGACCGCCGGCGCCTCGCCGGCCGGGCCGACCGGGTGCTGCAGAAGGGCGGCCTGAGCCTCACGGATCTGGCCGAATCCCTGCGCCCGCTGGTGGCGCCGGGCGTGTGA
- a CDS encoding pentapeptide repeat-containing protein — MAPDMPPATEDGAAARVRVDALLARLEALAGTPFTADADARDLRGLPLGRDALAVRLDADAAPPAWWDAKQAGLSLAGADLTDAHLEDADLSGANLAGARLAGVLGRSARFADAILEEADFAGADLSGARFTGMAGGEAHFDDAMLEDAHFGGAAMRFAKLRRALLDGANFDGADLWGADFTGADADYTHFRGARLDEVKLVGVNLTYADFEGASLKKAQLGGSRLRGANLTGVKLDGANLAGADLSETSLVRLNLSTCDLRHARFAGAWLSGTRMRVDQLGGAVGEEVARDYPAAQASYLALEQNFKSIGSQDAASWAYKRGRRMGRLQAGAQARAAWEARSGPALARHGYQWVADRFVEWLCDYGESLSRIARAFVILIFVFAGFYGLTGGLIPEGGDGRPTYNPLDLVSYSALNMMTANPPEIGVKPVGRVTNLLVGIEGAAGIILMGLFGFVLGNRLRR, encoded by the coding sequence ATGGCGCCTGACATGCCCCCCGCCACGGAGGACGGCGCCGCCGCCCGGGTGCGGGTCGACGCCCTGCTGGCGCGCCTCGAGGCCCTGGCGGGCACGCCCTTCACGGCGGATGCGGACGCCCGCGACCTCAGGGGTCTGCCCCTGGGGCGCGACGCCCTGGCGGTGCGGCTCGACGCGGACGCGGCGCCCCCCGCCTGGTGGGATGCCAAGCAGGCGGGGCTGTCGCTGGCGGGGGCGGACCTCACGGACGCGCATCTGGAGGACGCGGATCTCTCGGGCGCCAACCTCGCGGGCGCGCGGCTGGCCGGCGTGCTCGGCCGCTCCGCACGCTTCGCCGACGCCATCCTGGAGGAGGCGGATTTCGCGGGCGCCGACCTCAGCGGCGCCCGGTTCACCGGCATGGCCGGGGGCGAGGCCCATTTCGACGACGCGATGCTGGAGGACGCGCATTTCGGCGGCGCGGCCATGCGGTTCGCCAAGCTGCGCCGCGCGCTCCTCGACGGCGCCAATTTCGACGGAGCAGACCTCTGGGGCGCGGATTTCACCGGGGCGGACGCGGACTACACGCATTTCCGCGGCGCCCGCCTCGACGAGGTGAAGCTCGTCGGCGTCAACCTCACCTATGCGGATTTCGAGGGCGCCAGCCTGAAGAAGGCGCAACTCGGCGGCTCGCGCCTGCGGGGGGCCAACCTCACCGGGGTGAAGCTCGACGGGGCGAATCTCGCGGGCGCCGACCTCTCCGAGACCAGCCTCGTGCGCCTCAACCTCTCCACCTGCGACCTGCGCCACGCCCGCTTCGCCGGCGCCTGGCTCAGCGGCACCCGGATGCGGGTGGACCAGCTCGGCGGCGCGGTGGGTGAGGAGGTCGCCCGCGACTATCCCGCCGCCCAGGCGAGCTACCTCGCGCTCGAACAGAACTTCAAGAGCATCGGCAGCCAGGACGCGGCGAGCTGGGCCTACAAGCGCGGGCGCCGGATGGGCCGGCTCCAGGCGGGCGCCCAGGCGCGGGCGGCCTGGGAGGCGCGCTCCGGGCCCGCCCTCGCCCGGCACGGCTACCAGTGGGTCGCCGACCGCTTCGTCGAATGGCTCTGCGATTACGGCGAGAGCCTGTCGCGCATCGCCCGCGCCTTCGTGATCCTCATCTTCGTGTTCGCGGGATTCTACGGCCTCACCGGTGGCCTCATCCCGGAGGGCGGCGACGGGCGGCCGACCTACAACCCCCTCGACCTCGTCAGCTACAGCGCCCTCAACATGATGACGGCCAACCCCCCCGAGATCGGCGTGAAGCCGGTGGGCCGCGTCACCAACCTGCTGGTGGGCATCGAGGGCGCGGCCGGCATCATCCTGATGGGCCTGTTCGGCTTCGTCCTCGGCAACCGCCTGCGGCGCTGA
- the purN gene encoding phosphoribosylglycinamide formyltransferase, with amino-acid sequence MRASRKVRVAILISGRGSNMASLVAAAQAPDYPAEIVLVAANRPDALGLATASGHGIATRALDHRAYPSREAFDAALQAELAVADIDLVCLAGFMRIFSAGFVEAWAGRMINIHPSLLPLFKGVHTHEQALAAGVRLHGCTVHYVVPELDAGPIIAQAAVPVRPGDDADALAARILVQEHRLYPQALALVASGQVRLEGARVVFSEGLTGAEGALLSL; translated from the coding sequence ATGCGCGCTTCGCGAAAAGTCCGGGTCGCGATCCTGATCTCGGGGCGCGGCTCGAACATGGCCTCCCTGGTCGCGGCGGCGCAGGCACCGGACTACCCGGCCGAGATCGTGCTGGTGGCCGCGAACCGTCCCGACGCCCTCGGCCTCGCCACCGCGTCCGGGCATGGCATCGCGACCCGCGCCCTCGACCACCGGGCCTATCCCAGCCGCGAGGCCTTCGACGCGGCGCTCCAGGCCGAGCTGGCGGTGGCGGACATCGACCTCGTCTGCCTCGCGGGCTTCATGCGGATCTTCTCCGCCGGCTTCGTCGAAGCCTGGGCCGGCCGGATGATCAACATCCACCCCTCCCTGCTGCCCCTGTTCAAGGGGGTGCACACCCACGAGCAGGCGCTCGCGGCCGGGGTCCGCCTGCACGGCTGCACCGTGCACTACGTGGTGCCCGAACTCGATGCCGGCCCGATCATCGCGCAGGCGGCCGTCCCCGTGCGGCCCGGCGATGATGCCGACGCGCTCGCCGCCCGCATCCTGGTGCAGGAACACCGGCTCTATCCCCAGGCCCTGGCCCTGGTGGCCTCCGGGCAAGTGCGGCTGGAGGGCGCGCGGGTGGTGTTTTCGGAAGGTCTGACGGGGGCGGAAGGGGCGTTGCTCAGCCTGTAG
- a CDS encoding thiol-disulfide oxidoreductase DCC family protein has product MIVSAPPVLTVYFDGACSLCAAEIRLYRRSEGAERIAWVDVGTDGPEDREPGDLGPGLTRDAARVRFHVRRPGGDLISGAAGFAALWAVLPRWRLLARLAALPGVTALGEIAYRLFLPLRPWIARVVPVRGARCDKACG; this is encoded by the coding sequence ATGATAGTCTCCGCGCCTCCCGTCCTCACCGTCTACTTCGACGGCGCCTGCTCTCTCTGCGCGGCAGAGATCCGCCTGTACCGACGATCCGAGGGCGCCGAGCGGATCGCCTGGGTCGATGTCGGGACGGACGGACCGGAGGATCGGGAACCTGGGGATCTGGGACCCGGCCTGACGCGCGACGCGGCCCGTGTCCGGTTCCACGTCCGGCGGCCGGGCGGTGACCTGATCTCGGGCGCGGCGGGGTTCGCCGCCCTGTGGGCCGTGCTGCCGCGCTGGCGCCTCCTCGCCCGCCTCGCCGCGTTGCCCGGCGTGACGGCGCTCGGCGAGATCGCCTACCGGCTGTTCCTGCCGCTGCGGCCCTGGATCGCCCGGGTCGTGCCGGTGCGCGGGGCCCGCTGCGACAAGGCTTGCGGGTAG
- the eno gene encoding phosphopyruvate hydratase — MTAITNIAAREILDSRGNPTIEVDVLLEDGSFGRAAVPSGASTGAHEAMELRDGDKGRYGGKGVRKAVNAVQSDILDAIGGMDAEDQIAVDEAMIELDGTPNKSRLGANAILGVSLAVAKAAAETAGLPLYRYIGGTQGRVLPVPMMNIINGGAHADNPIDFQEFMIMPVGASSLAEAVRMGAEVFHTLKGALKKAGHNTNVGDEGGFAPNLPSAEAALDFVMQSIQAAGFKPGTDMVLALDCAATEFFKDGAYHYEGEGQTRDIEAQVSYLAGLVDAYPILSIEDGMSEDDWEGWKLLTDRVGDRCQLVGDDLFVTNVTRLSRGIAEQTANSILVKVNQIGSLTETLAAVDMAQRAGYTAVMSHRSGETEDSTIADLAVATNCGQIKTGSLARSDRLAKYNQLIRIEEGLGSQALYAGRNALKALARR, encoded by the coding sequence ATGACCGCGATCACCAACATCGCAGCCCGCGAGATCCTCGACAGCCGAGGCAACCCGACCATCGAGGTCGACGTGCTGCTCGAGGACGGCTCCTTCGGCCGCGCGGCCGTGCCGTCGGGCGCCTCCACCGGTGCCCACGAGGCGATGGAGCTGCGCGACGGCGACAAGGGCCGCTACGGCGGCAAGGGCGTGCGCAAGGCGGTGAACGCCGTGCAGTCCGACATCCTCGACGCCATCGGCGGCATGGATGCCGAGGACCAGATCGCCGTCGACGAGGCGATGATCGAGCTCGACGGAACCCCGAACAAGAGCCGGCTCGGCGCCAACGCGATCCTGGGCGTCTCGCTCGCGGTCGCCAAGGCGGCGGCCGAGACCGCCGGCCTGCCGCTGTACCGCTACATCGGCGGTACGCAGGGCCGGGTGCTGCCCGTGCCGATGATGAACATCATCAACGGCGGCGCGCATGCCGACAACCCGATCGACTTCCAGGAATTCATGATCATGCCGGTGGGCGCATCCTCGCTCGCCGAGGCCGTGCGCATGGGCGCCGAGGTGTTCCACACGCTGAAGGGCGCCCTGAAGAAGGCCGGCCACAACACCAACGTGGGCGACGAGGGCGGCTTTGCCCCCAACCTGCCCTCGGCCGAGGCCGCCCTCGACTTCGTGATGCAGTCGATCCAGGCCGCCGGCTTCAAGCCCGGCACCGACATGGTGCTGGCGCTGGACTGCGCCGCCACCGAGTTCTTCAAGGACGGCGCCTACCATTACGAGGGCGAAGGCCAGACCCGCGACATCGAGGCCCAGGTGAGCTACCTCGCGGGCCTCGTCGACGCCTACCCCATCCTGTCGATCGAGGACGGCATGTCCGAGGACGACTGGGAGGGCTGGAAGCTCCTCACCGACCGCGTCGGCGACCGCTGCCAGCTCGTGGGCGACGACCTCTTCGTCACCAACGTGACGCGCCTGTCGCGCGGCATCGCCGAGCAGACCGCCAACTCGATCCTGGTGAAGGTCAACCAGATCGGCTCGCTCACCGAGACGCTGGCCGCCGTCGATATGGCCCAGCGCGCCGGCTACACCGCCGTGATGTCCCACCGCTCCGGCGAGACCGAGGATTCGACCATCGCGGATCTGGCGGTCGCGACGAATTGCGGACAGATCAAGACCGGTTCGCTGGCCCGCTCGGACAGACTGGCCAAGTACAACCAGCTCATCCGCATCGAGGAGGGCCTCGGCTCGCAGGCCCTCTATGCCGGCCGCAACGCCCTGAAGGCGCTCGCCCGCCGCTGA
- a CDS encoding potassium channel family protein, which yields MTSLTARLTELYEGGTPRAHRFRYGLLAFDVATVAYVAVTSFLPRQAWIEGIDVVLGLAVLLDFLARLAISPHRFREFLHLSTWADVAAVISFLAPMVGEGAGFLRILRTLRLLRSYRLLDRLRADSQVFRVNEDAILAATNLAVFVFVMTGLVYATQHGSNPAIGNAVDALYFTVTSLTTTGYGDITLPGTSGRLISVAVMIFGVTLFLRLAQVLFRPPRVRFPCPDCGLQRHDSDAVHCKACGSRLNIPDEGSD from the coding sequence ATGACCTCGCTCACCGCGCGCCTGACCGAACTCTACGAGGGCGGCACGCCCCGTGCCCACCGGTTCCGCTACGGCCTCCTCGCCTTCGACGTGGCGACGGTGGCCTACGTCGCGGTCACCTCGTTCCTGCCCCGCCAGGCCTGGATCGAGGGGATCGACGTGGTCCTCGGGCTCGCCGTCCTCCTCGACTTCCTGGCGCGGCTCGCCATCAGCCCGCATCGCTTCCGGGAGTTCCTGCACCTCTCGACCTGGGCCGACGTCGCGGCGGTGATCTCGTTCCTCGCACCCATGGTGGGGGAGGGCGCCGGCTTCCTGCGCATCCTGCGGACCCTGCGCCTGCTGCGGAGCTATCGCCTCCTCGACCGGCTGCGCGCCGACAGCCAGGTCTTCCGCGTCAACGAGGACGCGATCCTGGCGGCCACCAACCTCGCGGTCTTCGTCTTCGTGATGACGGGCTTGGTCTACGCGACCCAGCACGGGAGCAACCCGGCGATCGGCAACGCCGTCGACGCCCTCTACTTCACCGTGACCTCGCTGACGACCACCGGCTACGGCGACATCACCCTGCCGGGCACGTCGGGACGCCTGATCTCGGTGGCGGTGATGATCTTCGGCGTGACCCTGTTCCTGCGGCTCGCGCAGGTGCTGTTCCGGCCGCCCCGGGTGCGCTTCCCCTGCCCGGATTGCGGCCTCCAGCGCCACGACAGCGATGCCGTCCACTGCAAGGCCTGCGGCTCGCGCCTCAACATTCCCGACGAGGGCAGCGACTGA
- a CDS encoding endonuclease/exonuclease/phosphatase family protein produces the protein MAVTWVAIGLEAVGALLVVATLLPFIPSNSGFIRTFDFPRLQIAALIVAVILGLLIVARDATGLSLAAGLVAALAYQVACIYPFTRLVSPQAVAAEAGACRSAAGVSIMIANVLESNRATAPVLDLVAAQDPDLLLLVETDAAWAEALEPLKARYPYVVAQPQDNTYGLMFYSKLPLTDPQVRFLLQDDVPSVRAGVTLRSGQTFTFFGVHPRPPHPGQSSAPRDAELILVAREVKAEGRPAVVAGDLNDVAWSKTNDLFQNISGLLDPRIGRGLYPTFNAKWPLLRWPLDHIFFSDDFLLGRIERLPHIQSDHFPILISLCRTEAAPRLQDAPEATAEDHRDAQEAVEAAR, from the coding sequence GTGGCGGTGACGTGGGTGGCAATCGGCCTGGAGGCCGTCGGAGCGCTCCTCGTGGTGGCGACGCTGCTGCCCTTCATTCCGAGCAATTCCGGGTTCATCCGCACCTTCGACTTCCCGCGCCTGCAGATTGCGGCCCTGATCGTCGCCGTGATCCTGGGACTGCTGATCGTCGCCCGCGACGCGACCGGGTTGTCCCTCGCCGCAGGCCTCGTCGCAGCCCTAGCCTACCAGGTGGCGTGCATCTACCCGTTCACACGGCTGGTCTCGCCGCAGGCGGTCGCGGCCGAGGCGGGAGCCTGCCGCTCGGCGGCCGGCGTGTCGATCATGATCGCCAACGTGCTCGAATCGAACCGCGCCACCGCGCCCGTGCTCGACCTCGTGGCCGCGCAGGACCCCGACCTGCTGCTGCTGGTCGAGACCGACGCGGCCTGGGCCGAGGCCCTGGAGCCGCTGAAGGCGCGCTACCCCTACGTGGTGGCCCAGCCCCAGGACAACACCTACGGGTTGATGTTCTACTCGAAGCTTCCCCTGACCGACCCGCAGGTGCGCTTCCTGCTCCAGGACGACGTGCCGTCCGTGCGGGCTGGCGTGACCCTGCGCTCGGGCCAGACCTTCACCTTCTTCGGGGTGCATCCGCGCCCGCCCCATCCCGGCCAGAGCAGCGCGCCCCGCGACGCCGAGCTGATCCTGGTGGCGCGCGAGGTGAAGGCGGAGGGGCGCCCCGCCGTGGTGGCGGGCGACCTGAACGACGTCGCCTGGTCGAAGACCAACGACCTCTTCCAGAATATCAGCGGGCTCCTCGATCCCCGCATCGGGCGCGGGCTCTACCCGACCTTCAACGCCAAGTGGCCGCTGCTGCGCTGGCCCCTCGACCACATCTTCTTCAGCGACGACTTCCTTCTCGGCCGGATCGAGCGCCTGCCCCACATCCAGTCGGACCACTTCCCGATCCTGATCAGCCTCTGCCGCACCGAGGCGGCGCCCCGGCTGCAGGACGCGCCGGAAGCGACGGCGGAGGATCATCGCGATGCCCAGGAGGCCGTGGAGGCCGCCCGGTGA
- a CDS encoding aspartate carbamoyltransferase catalytic subunit — protein MTAAPQSFPHRHLLGIEGLSRPDIEILLDRAEDAVALSRQVEKKRTTLRGRTQINLFFEPSTRTQSSFELAGKRLGADVMNMSVASSSVKKGETLIDTAATLNAMRPDIIVVRHHAAGAVHLLARKVDCAVVNAGDGAHEHPTQALLDALTIRRNKGRIEGLRVAICGDVLHSRVARSNLILLQALGARVRIIGPSTLLPTGIERFGGEVFTDMRKGLEGCDIVMMLRLQRERMNGSFVPSVKEYFRYFGLDADKLRLAAPDALVMHPGPMNRGVEISSEIADGAQSLIREQVEMGVAVRMAVLEALATHLPNA, from the coding sequence ATGACAGCCGCGCCCCAGAGCTTCCCCCACCGGCACCTGCTCGGGATCGAGGGGCTTTCCCGACCCGACATCGAGATCCTGCTCGATCGGGCGGAGGACGCCGTCGCGCTGTCGCGCCAAGTCGAGAAGAAGCGCACCACCCTGCGCGGCCGCACCCAGATCAACCTGTTCTTCGAGCCCTCGACGCGCACGCAGAGCTCGTTCGAGCTCGCCGGCAAGCGCCTCGGCGCCGATGTCATGAACATGTCGGTGGCCTCGTCCTCGGTGAAGAAGGGCGAGACCCTCATCGACACCGCCGCCACGCTGAACGCCATGCGGCCCGACATCATCGTGGTGCGCCACCACGCGGCCGGCGCCGTGCACCTCCTGGCCCGCAAGGTCGATTGCGCCGTGGTCAATGCCGGCGACGGCGCCCACGAGCACCCGACCCAGGCGCTCCTCGACGCGCTGACCATCCGCCGCAACAAGGGCCGGATCGAGGGATTGCGCGTCGCGATCTGCGGCGACGTCCTGCACAGCCGCGTGGCGCGCTCGAACCTCATCCTGCTCCAGGCGCTCGGCGCCCGGGTGCGCATCATCGGCCCCTCGACGCTTCTGCCCACCGGCATCGAGCGCTTCGGCGGCGAGGTCTTCACCGATATGCGCAAAGGTCTGGAGGGCTGCGACATCGTCATGATGCTGCGCCTGCAGCGCGAGCGCATGAACGGCTCCTTCGTGCCCTCGGTGAAGGAATACTTCCGCTATTTCGGGCTCGACGCCGACAAGCTCCGGCTCGCCGCCCCCGACGCCCTGGTGATGCATCCGGGCCCGATGAACCGGGGCGTCGAGATCTCCTCGGAGATCGCCGATGGGGCGCAATCCCTCATCCGCGAGCAGGTCGAGATGGGCGTCGCCGTGCGCATGGCGGTGCTCGAAGCGCTGGCGACGCATCTGCCCAACGCGTGA
- a CDS encoding DUF1345 domain-containing protein produces MRTPFQSLPVQAFWLRPRLLASVGLTLVLALVLPFADLSVRLLIGWCLGVLVYCGLIVAKAARQSQDSLRAEATRLDDSAFAVTLFAILAAAASFGAVAMLVLGGNGSEAYRLSHLGLAAATMVCAWLFVQVVFTVHYAHLYYGADDRTSRGGLDFNGDENPDFWDFFYFSVTIGATSQTSDTDITSKAMRRVATVQTIYAYVFNTSVLALAINMAAGVAQH; encoded by the coding sequence ATGCGCACCCCCTTCCAGTCACTCCCCGTCCAGGCCTTCTGGCTGCGGCCCCGGCTGCTCGCCTCCGTCGGGCTCACCCTCGTCCTGGCGCTGGTCCTGCCGTTCGCCGACCTTTCGGTGCGGCTCCTCATCGGCTGGTGCCTCGGCGTGCTGGTCTATTGCGGGCTGATCGTCGCAAAGGCCGCGCGGCAATCGCAGGACTCCCTGCGCGCCGAAGCCACCCGGCTCGACGACAGCGCCTTCGCGGTCACGCTCTTCGCGATCCTGGCGGCGGCCGCGAGCTTCGGCGCCGTGGCGATGCTGGTGCTCGGCGGCAACGGCAGCGAGGCCTATCGGCTCAGCCACCTCGGGCTCGCCGCCGCGACCATGGTCTGTGCCTGGCTCTTCGTGCAGGTGGTGTTCACGGTGCACTACGCGCACCTCTATTACGGCGCCGACGACCGGACCTCGCGCGGCGGGCTCGACTTCAACGGCGACGAGAACCCGGATTTCTGGGATTTCTTCTACTTCTCGGTCACCATCGGGGCGACCTCCCAGACCTCGGACACCGACATCACCAGCAAGGCGATGCGCCGGGTCGCGACCGTGCAGACGATCTACGCCTACGTCTTCAACACCAGCGTGCTGGCGCTGGCCATCAACATGGCGGCCGGCGTGGCCCAGCACTGA
- a CDS encoding type II toxin-antitoxin system ParD family antitoxin, protein MCVDRRIDRPGSANLGARLESDVTTLVQSGRYPSRSEVLRESARLVEERERRLLALAAAIAHGLADADAGRVEAVADIAERLTANYQARAESDVS, encoded by the coding sequence ATGTGCGTCGATCGGAGGATCGATCGGCCCGGCAGCGCGAATCTCGGTGCGAGGCTCGAAAGCGACGTGACCACCCTGGTCCAGAGCGGTCGATATCCGTCTCGAAGCGAAGTGCTCCGGGAGAGTGCACGGCTGGTCGAAGAGCGCGAGAGGCGGCTCCTCGCCCTCGCCGCGGCGATTGCGCATGGCCTTGCCGATGCCGATGCGGGCCGGGTCGAAGCCGTCGCCGATATCGCCGAACGCCTCACGGCGAACTATCAGGCTCGGGCGGAGTCCGACGTCTCGTGA